The proteins below are encoded in one region of Methanosarcina barkeri 3:
- the asnB gene encoding asparagine synthase (glutamine-hydrolyzing), with product MCGIVGVISKQAFPASFIQSMNNTLVHRGPDCEGYLLGGMHEFDINPPQCDIIDSPIPFAFGHRRLAILDLSEQGNQPMCYRGRYWIIYNGEVYNHVEIREELETLGYTFRSQTDTEVIMASYDAWGVDCLNRFNGMWAFVLYDSKTEEIFISRDRFGVKPLYYYQDNQHFIFGSEIKALLKHPAVTKEPNIEYCKLFLRMGSQDHLRETAFKEIYRFECASFLKCRIEEIFHPFKETTFWSIQPNLSNEPYNEAKASEYAERYYNLLEDAVRLRLRSDVKIGSALSGGLDSSSVAYLVNQQLKAVGCGDRQETFSSVYRTTGSEYCDESYYIDEVARSLDVRSSTIEPKVEDIIEEHRKFVYYLDTPARNTVMSSWHTYKLTRECGVKVTLDGQGADEQLVGYLDYMINYFSIVPLGTLIREMPLYRQIPNASSFIARGSILNLSRCLLGEKLSLSILDRLGKKFSYIPVNQRMSDDLILSLGTLFHWADRGSMAFSIESRMPFMDYRLVEFLATVPATYKLHGGWTKYLARKAFDGKLPENVCWRRDKMGWPIPEEFWFKGKLKEHFIRALKNSEFLLRVGIDFSNVSEIEIFDRYSFEFLLRCYVLEIWYSVFWGRDAYIPVNPQISSLD from the coding sequence ATGTGTGGCATAGTTGGAGTTATTTCGAAACAAGCCTTTCCGGCTTCATTCATACAGTCGATGAACAACACCCTTGTCCACCGGGGACCAGACTGTGAGGGTTATCTCCTCGGTGGCATGCATGAGTTCGACATTAACCCTCCGCAGTGCGATATCATCGATTCTCCCATCCCTTTTGCTTTCGGACACCGGCGTCTCGCGATCCTTGACCTGAGCGAGCAGGGCAACCAGCCGATGTGCTACCGTGGACGCTACTGGATCATCTACAACGGCGAGGTATATAATCACGTCGAGATTCGCGAGGAACTGGAGACACTCGGGTATACGTTCCGCTCACAGACCGACACCGAAGTGATCATGGCAAGCTACGATGCATGGGGAGTCGATTGCCTTAACAGATTCAATGGCATGTGGGCCTTTGTGCTGTATGACAGCAAAACAGAAGAAATTTTCATATCGAGAGACCGTTTCGGAGTCAAGCCGTTATACTATTACCAGGACAACCAGCATTTCATCTTCGGTTCTGAGATCAAAGCTCTCCTCAAGCATCCTGCCGTTACAAAAGAGCCTAACATAGAGTACTGCAAACTGTTCCTGAGAATGGGATCACAGGATCATCTCAGGGAGACCGCATTTAAGGAGATCTATCGGTTTGAATGTGCCAGTTTTCTGAAGTGCAGGATTGAAGAGATCTTTCATCCATTCAAAGAAACGACATTCTGGTCGATTCAGCCAAACCTCTCAAATGAGCCGTATAATGAGGCGAAGGCATCTGAATATGCAGAGCGTTATTACAATCTCCTCGAAGATGCTGTAAGGCTCAGGCTGCGCTCCGATGTTAAGATCGGATCCGCCTTATCTGGAGGCCTCGATAGTTCGTCTGTTGCGTACCTTGTGAATCAGCAATTGAAGGCAGTTGGATGTGGGGATAGGCAGGAGACTTTCTCCAGCGTATATCGAACGACAGGCTCGGAGTACTGCGATGAGAGTTATTATATCGATGAGGTGGCCCGGTCTCTTGATGTTCGGTCGAGTACGATAGAGCCTAAGGTCGAGGATATTATTGAAGAACACAGAAAATTCGTGTACTACCTTGATACTCCTGCAAGGAATACCGTAATGTCCAGCTGGCATACCTATAAGCTAACGAGAGAGTGTGGTGTGAAAGTTACATTGGACGGGCAAGGTGCTGATGAACAGCTGGTAGGGTATCTTGATTACATGATAAATTACTTTTCAATTGTTCCCCTGGGCACCCTGATTCGAGAGATGCCTCTGTACAGGCAGATACCGAATGCATCCTCATTCATAGCTCGTGGCTCTATATTGAATCTATCACGCTGTCTTCTTGGAGAGAAGCTTTCATTATCTATTCTTGACCGCCTTGGAAAGAAGTTCAGCTATATTCCCGTTAACCAGCGGATGTCTGACGATCTCATTCTCTCCCTTGGGACATTATTTCACTGGGCAGACCGTGGATCCATGGCCTTCTCCATCGAATCTCGAATGCCATTTATGGATTATCGGCTTGTTGAGTTTTTGGCAACGGTACCTGCTACCTATAAACTTCATGGAGGCTGGACGAAGTATCTCGCCAGAAAAGCGTTTGACGGCAAACTCCCTGAGAATGTCTGCTGGAGGAGAGATAAGATGGGGTGGCCTATTCCCGAAGAGTTCTGGTTTAAAGGCAAACTTAAAGAACATTTTATCCGTGCGCTCAAAAATTCGGAGTTTCTTCTGCGTGTTGGTATTGATTTTTCAAATGTGAGTGAAATAGAGATATTCGATCGTTACTCTTTTGAATTTTTATTAAGGTGCTATGTACTGGAGATCTGGTACTCGGTATTCTGGGGAAGAGACGCGTACATCCCGGTAAATCCCCAGATTAGCAGTTTGGATTAA
- a CDS encoding D-glucuronyl C5-epimerase family protein, which translates to MTKISWSKVIFIMLTFPFLFFGITVPMAYTYSEEVDYNIRSNHTYPTIDGYFYYPFINYSETQKNRDFNENGVIVFDYGGSLGVQCNPVTLSQYILAIAPYASTNSDVYESMIVNLDFLLSNTKTTAGGNLIYSYDFDLPINNESAPWCSSMAQGQAASALLWGYRISNDTRYLEGAKKSIFALIEENSSVPFIKHKNGGIWFKEYPHYRYEVLDGSLATNAGIYDLYKSLNESDPDRYILEQILSDSISCFKNSSHEFDSTLFGHYFDNKREIPNPKYYSGNLAWLEYLSTYDKELETIRNGYMMEKCGTTTKMLIWYWNKVNNVYYRIGEFYYQR; encoded by the coding sequence ATGACTAAAATTTCGTGGAGCAAAGTAATTTTCATTATGCTGACATTTCCTTTTCTCTTTTTTGGTATCACGGTGCCTATGGCGTATACATATTCGGAAGAAGTAGACTATAACATAAGGTCAAACCATACATATCCTACAATAGACGGATATTTTTATTATCCCTTTATAAATTATTCAGAAACCCAAAAAAATCGAGATTTTAATGAAAATGGAGTTATTGTTTTTGATTATGGCGGATCTTTAGGAGTACAATGTAACCCCGTCACACTATCTCAATACATTTTAGCAATAGCACCATATGCCTCAACAAACAGCGATGTATATGAGTCAATGATAGTAAACCTTGACTTTTTATTATCTAATACCAAGACCACTGCAGGAGGCAATCTAATCTACTCTTATGATTTTGATTTACCTATCAATAATGAAAGTGCTCCTTGGTGTTCCTCAATGGCTCAAGGGCAAGCTGCATCGGCTTTGTTGTGGGGTTATCGAATATCCAATGATACAAGATACCTTGAAGGAGCCAAGAAATCGATTTTCGCACTAATTGAAGAAAACTCGTCTGTCCCGTTTATCAAACATAAAAATGGAGGGATATGGTTTAAGGAATATCCTCACTATCGATATGAAGTGCTTGACGGTTCTTTAGCAACAAATGCTGGCATTTATGATTTATATAAATCATTGAATGAATCTGATCCAGATCGCTATATACTGGAGCAAATTCTTTCAGATTCAATCTCCTGCTTTAAAAACTCCTCTCATGAGTTTGATAGTACATTGTTTGGACATTACTTCGATAACAAAAGAGAGATTCCAAATCCAAAGTATTATTCAGGCAATTTAGCCTGGTTGGAGTATTTATCTACCTACGACAAGGAACTTGAAACGATTCGAAATGGATATATGATGGAGAAATGTGGTACGACAACAAAAATGTTGATTTGGTACTGGAATAAAGTAAACAATGTATACTATAGGATAGGAGAATTTTACTATCAAAGGTAA
- a CDS encoding PKD domain-containing protein — MNIPSKNSIYLLPILLILLFAGTASALPVATHGTVQGEMYVSSTANWPSKLSTNNFDVPNGTVVFARYYVGVWGSSGTPTSISTTFNGHEFEAKPSYYSTEMGVTWIPYNVTSYLLPGEKNTATIDTKYWGDGRQYGSTLVVVLKNESKPQMEYWIADGLDWLHYADYLGYAVDNSFTYFNGTVDLANVQSASLYSTHLTGYNYEDFNGKSLSDPTDSPSGDYFNYIRWDNVKPSLVAENQTVNVGRGDDTYCSPAFHALSIVYEKPDLVPVSLTPATVVPNTSNTMTISIENKGNKDSTAFKVSLLVDGTVVDTQPVASLKSGSSTTVEFHWIPDGTKDSYKLTANVDPENVVNEEDETNNSLASLVGTTTAKTPIADFTAKPTSGDVPLTVEFVDTSANSPLSWTWDFGDGTTSNEQNPKHTYNIPGSYNVTLTVTNANGNDSRIKTNYIITNSLVADFTATPLSGGAPLTVTFTDQSTGTPTSWAWDFGDGATSKENNPTHIYSTPGTYTVNLTVTNIGGTNSTVKTGYITVSTITPVANFTATRTTGSSPLTVQFMDQSKNVPAEWFWDFGDGTTSTEQNPTHTYTTIGTYTVKLTATNIAGNNTTTKTGYITVSEIGPVWKAKSEWNIPDIGDLAAPCLADLDGDGDYDLMMGANNGLTYGYENTGTKNNPVWTTKTEWNVIDSPAVRSRPCLTDLDGDGDYDLLIGVYMNVNAYENTGTKNSPVWTRKSAWDISGVAGMSSINYAPCSADLDGDGDYDLLIGTYNGITCAYENTGTVNNPVWTTKTKWDTPDIGVMASPCLADLDGDGDYDLLIGEKSGSYGYENTGTVNNPVWTKKSEWDAPIVGQYMRSCLADLDSDGDYDLLIGTYNGITYGCENTASSAVAKPDLILTSVTPQSSIVTNTPCTISSTINNTGTENANAFNATLSVNNTVVDTQPVSDIASGSSSTVNFTWTPTVAGDYNLTVTADPENGISESDETSNALTVLVTASSGSTAPVANFTADVMNGTAPLTVNFTDQSTGSPTSWFWDFGDSTNATEQNPSHSYTAAGNYTVNLTVSSAAGNNSSQLVDLIKVTESPTPGEQPDLTVSAITPNAGEVFANEANNVSAKVENIGTKASGPFTVTFTATGIDTNVTVDALEAGANATVTIADPTIRAFGDNVTVTATADPENKIAESSEINNQMNITKAVVYNGYKGKRYTGGNDLLTQAVFEGKYGLVYSSGNTAYVSGNWAAKTYTWSSTDLPIPAGSTVESARLYQAYTWNKMATDPAFKMSFNSNTVTPIATYKDRKSYGTYDYPAGLYVYDVTSLFDPAGNSITVTPETGNDYGIYGAYLVVIYKDPAATEKKIWINDEFDLLASKDSYAVSSEEATAYASFSDVNATGISNATAIAVLASGNDKNKSMFAFNDNEYTGFWPDYQTTPQIGFSSYNVTGNLLNGADTARLQSYDTGTGGDSMSAMNVILVADYGETPNETEAPVAVFTATPTSGTAPLTVNFTDQSTGTVSSYAWDFNNDGNVDSTEQNPIYTYAAAGSYTVNLTVIGPGGSDSKVKTGYVKVTGSSPGKPVAAFSASPASGKTPLTVTFTDTSTGSPTKWKWSFGDGTTSTKQNPKHKYSAAGKYTITLTVSNAKGSNTATETDYVKVISKPAANFTSSVTSGKAPLNVKFTDTSTGTASGWVWEFGDGSKSFVQNPTHKYSKAGTYTVNLTVKNAAGRNTVTKTEHIKVTAKPVSNFTSSVTSGKAPLNVKFTDTSTGTPAAWKWSFGDGTSSTHQNPVHKYSKAGTYTVSLTVKNAAGSNMVTKTDYIKVTEKPVAEFSATPTSGKMPLTVAFTDKSTGTPTKWKWNFGDGASSTVQNPKHKYSKAGSYTVTLTATNAAGSNMVTKTDYVKITTYK, encoded by the coding sequence ATGAATATACCCTCAAAAAACTCCATATATTTACTTCCAATACTGTTAATACTACTCTTTGCCGGCACTGCTTCGGCTTTACCCGTAGCAACTCATGGCACGGTTCAAGGTGAGATGTATGTCTCATCGACTGCAAACTGGCCTTCAAAATTATCTACAAACAACTTTGACGTACCAAACGGTACAGTTGTTTTTGCACGTTACTATGTAGGTGTCTGGGGGTCCTCTGGTACACCCACTTCAATATCCACTACATTTAACGGTCATGAATTTGAAGCTAAACCGTCTTATTACTCAACTGAAATGGGTGTAACATGGATACCCTATAATGTCACAAGCTACTTGCTTCCTGGCGAAAAAAATACCGCAACTATCGACACAAAATACTGGGGCGACGGCAGGCAGTACGGCAGTACTCTCGTAGTCGTACTGAAAAACGAAAGTAAGCCACAGATGGAATACTGGATTGCAGATGGCCTTGACTGGCTTCATTATGCCGATTATTTAGGATATGCAGTGGATAATTCTTTCACATATTTCAACGGGACCGTAGACCTTGCTAATGTGCAGAGTGCAAGTCTCTATTCAACCCACTTAACCGGGTATAATTATGAAGATTTCAACGGAAAATCCCTTTCAGATCCTACCGATTCACCAAGTGGTGACTATTTCAACTATATCAGGTGGGACAATGTAAAGCCCTCTCTTGTGGCAGAAAACCAGACCGTAAACGTAGGACGAGGAGATGATACTTACTGTTCTCCAGCATTCCATGCGCTATCAATAGTGTACGAAAAACCTGACCTTGTGCCGGTGAGCCTTACACCCGCTACCGTAGTTCCCAACACCAGCAATACCATGACCATTTCCATTGAAAACAAAGGCAACAAAGACTCAACTGCCTTCAAAGTATCGCTCCTGGTGGACGGTACAGTCGTGGACACACAACCTGTGGCCAGCCTGAAAAGTGGTAGCAGTACCACTGTTGAATTCCACTGGATACCCGACGGTACTAAGGACAGTTATAAGCTAACCGCAAACGTAGATCCTGAAAATGTAGTGAATGAAGAGGATGAAACCAATAACTCTCTGGCCTCATTAGTGGGGACGACTACAGCCAAAACACCCATAGCCGATTTCACTGCCAAACCAACCAGTGGAGATGTACCGCTTACAGTTGAATTCGTCGACACATCCGCTAACTCACCCTTATCATGGACCTGGGACTTTGGGGATGGAACCACCAGTAACGAGCAGAACCCCAAACACACCTATAACATACCTGGAAGTTACAATGTGACCCTAACGGTTACCAATGCAAACGGAAATGATTCCAGGATAAAAACAAATTATATCATTACCAATTCACTTGTTGCAGATTTCACCGCAACACCTCTTTCAGGCGGTGCACCACTTACGGTTACATTCACAGATCAGTCCACAGGTACACCCACGTCCTGGGCGTGGGACTTTGGGGATGGAGCCACGAGTAAAGAGAATAACCCCACCCATATTTATTCGACACCTGGAACTTACACAGTCAACCTTACGGTTACAAACATTGGTGGAACAAATTCCACCGTTAAGACAGGCTACATCACAGTCTCGACAATCACTCCGGTAGCTAACTTCACTGCAACACGAACCACCGGAAGCTCACCTCTAACAGTTCAATTCATGGACCAGTCCAAAAATGTACCAGCTGAGTGGTTCTGGGACTTTGGTGACGGAACCACGAGCACCGAACAAAATCCTACACATACCTACACTACAATTGGCACCTATACCGTGAAACTTACAGCAACGAACATTGCCGGAAACAACACAACCACAAAAACAGGATATATTACAGTTTCAGAAATCGGCCCGGTCTGGAAAGCCAAATCGGAATGGAACATACCTGACATAGGTGATTTGGCAGCTCCATGTTTAGCTGACCTTGATGGCGATGGAGACTACGATTTGATGATGGGCGCAAATAACGGTTTGACGTATGGTTATGAGAACACAGGGACTAAAAACAATCCAGTGTGGACAACAAAAACTGAATGGAACGTGATTGATTCTCCAGCGGTCCGTTCAAGACCATGTTTAACCGACCTTGATGGCGATGGAGACTACGACCTACTAATAGGTGTGTATATGAATGTCAATGCCTATGAAAACACAGGGACTAAAAACAGCCCAGTGTGGACAAGGAAATCTGCATGGGATATATCTGGAGTAGCTGGAATGTCTTCAATTAATTACGCACCGTGTTCAGCTGACCTTGATGGCGATGGAGACTACGACTTACTGATAGGTACGTATAATGGTATTACATGCGCTTATGAAAATACAGGAACTGTAAACAATCCGGTGTGGACAACAAAAACTAAATGGGACACACCTGATATAGGAGTTATGGCATCTCCGTGTTTAGCTGACCTTGACGGAGATGGAGACTATGACCTGTTAATAGGTGAAAAGAGTGGTTCCTATGGTTATGAGAACACAGGGACTGTAAACAACCCAGTGTGGACAAAGAAAAGTGAATGGGATGCACCTATAGTAGGGCAGTATATGAGATCATGTTTAGCCGACCTCGATAGTGATGGAGACTACGACTTACTAATAGGTACATATAATGGTATTACATATGGCTGCGAGAACACTGCATCTTCAGCCGTAGCAAAGCCAGACCTCATCCTCACTTCAGTCACGCCGCAATCCAGCATCGTCACTAACACACCCTGCACCATTAGCTCTACCATTAATAACACCGGTACAGAGAATGCAAATGCCTTTAATGCTACTCTTTCCGTAAACAACACGGTCGTAGATACACAGCCTGTATCAGACATTGCATCAGGCAGCAGTTCTACAGTGAACTTCACATGGACTCCAACTGTAGCAGGTGATTACAACCTCACTGTAACCGCAGATCCGGAAAATGGGATCTCCGAGTCCGACGAAACGAGCAATGCGCTTACAGTGCTTGTCACTGCTTCTTCCGGATCGACAGCCCCAGTAGCGAACTTCACTGCTGACGTAATGAACGGTACTGCTCCTCTCACTGTCAATTTCACTGATCAGTCGACTGGATCACCAACTTCCTGGTTCTGGGACTTTGGAGACAGTACCAATGCTACCGAGCAGAACCCCTCGCATAGCTATACTGCAGCTGGTAACTACACCGTCAACCTCACGGTTAGCAGTGCAGCCGGAAACAACAGCAGCCAGCTAGTCGATTTGATTAAAGTGACTGAATCTCCGACTCCTGGGGAACAGCCTGACCTTACTGTTTCAGCAATCACACCGAATGCTGGCGAAGTTTTTGCAAATGAGGCAAATAACGTTTCGGCAAAGGTAGAAAACATAGGTACAAAAGCTTCTGGACCATTTACGGTCACTTTTACTGCAACTGGCATCGACACAAATGTCACTGTTGATGCTCTTGAAGCGGGAGCAAATGCAACGGTCACTATAGCAGATCCGACAATCAGGGCTTTTGGAGACAATGTTACGGTCACAGCCACTGCAGATCCAGAGAATAAAATTGCCGAGTCCAGTGAGATAAATAACCAGATGAACATCACAAAGGCCGTTGTCTATAACGGTTACAAGGGCAAACGGTATACCGGTGGAAATGATCTACTCACGCAGGCTGTTTTCGAAGGAAAATACGGGCTTGTTTACTCCTCCGGAAACACGGCATATGTATCAGGAAACTGGGCTGCAAAAACTTACACGTGGTCTTCAACAGATCTTCCAATCCCTGCAGGATCGACGGTTGAAAGTGCCAGGCTTTACCAGGCGTACACCTGGAACAAAATGGCAACTGACCCGGCTTTTAAGATGTCGTTTAATAGCAACACGGTAACGCCGATTGCTACTTATAAGGACCGGAAGAGTTATGGCACCTACGATTATCCGGCCGGGCTCTATGTCTACGATGTAACATCATTGTTTGACCCTGCAGGAAACAGCATTACTGTTACCCCAGAGACTGGAAACGACTATGGCATATACGGAGCTTACCTGGTTGTTATCTACAAAGATCCGGCTGCTACTGAGAAAAAGATCTGGATCAATGATGAGTTCGATCTCCTCGCATCCAAAGATTCCTATGCAGTCAGTAGTGAGGAGGCCACAGCATATGCATCCTTCAGTGATGTAAATGCGACAGGTATCTCAAATGCCACAGCAATAGCTGTCCTTGCCAGTGGAAATGATAAAAATAAAAGCATGTTTGCTTTCAACGACAATGAGTACACAGGTTTCTGGCCAGACTACCAGACAACCCCGCAGATCGGTTTCTCTTCATATAATGTGACCGGAAACCTTCTGAACGGAGCGGACACTGCCAGGTTGCAGAGCTATGACACGGGCACCGGTGGAGACAGCATGTCTGCCATGAACGTTATTCTGGTGGCTGATTATGGCGAAACTCCAAATGAAACGGAAGCTCCGGTTGCAGTTTTCACAGCAACTCCGACTTCTGGTACTGCTCCTCTTACTGTCAACTTTACGGATCAGTCAACTGGCACTGTTTCTTCCTATGCATGGGACTTCAACAACGACGGTAATGTAGACAGCACTGAGCAGAACCCTATCTACACTTATGCTGCAGCCGGTTCTTACACTGTCAACCTCACGGTAATTGGACCAGGAGGGAGTGATTCTAAGGTAAAAACTGGTTACGTTAAAGTTACCGGTTCATCTCCAGGAAAGCCAGTAGCTGCTTTTTCAGCCTCTCCTGCTTCAGGAAAAACACCGTTAACGGTTACCTTTACTGACACAAGTACAGGCTCGCCAACTAAATGGAAATGGAGTTTTGGAGACGGAACAACTTCAACCAAGCAGAATCCAAAGCATAAGTATTCAGCCGCAGGAAAGTATACGATAACACTGACAGTTTCCAATGCTAAAGGCAGTAACACTGCAACAGAAACCGATTATGTAAAAGTGATATCAAAACCTGCTGCAAACTTTACCAGCAGTGTTACGTCTGGAAAAGCGCCATTGAACGTTAAATTTACTGACACCAGTACAGGTACAGCTTCTGGCTGGGTCTGGGAGTTTGGAGATGGATCAAAGTCGTTCGTCCAGAATCCGACTCATAAGTACAGTAAAGCAGGAACATATACTGTTAACTTGACAGTAAAGAACGCTGCAGGACGTAACACGGTAACAAAAACAGAACATATAAAAGTGACAGCAAAACCTGTTTCAAACTTCACCAGTAGTGTTACGTCAGGAAAAGCACCATTAAATGTTAAGTTTACTGATACAAGTACGGGAACGCCTGCTGCATGGAAATGGAGTTTTGGAGATGGAACAAGTTCAACCCATCAGAATCCAGTTCACAAGTATTCCAAAGCAGGAACATATACTGTTAGTTTAACAGTAAAGAATGCTGCAGGCAGCAACATGGTAACAAAAACAGATTATATAAAGGTGACAGAAAAGCCGGTTGCTGAATTCTCTGCAACTCCTACCTCAGGAAAAATGCCGTTGACGGTTGCTTTTACTGATAAAAGTACTGGAACACCGACTAAATGGAAATGGAACTTTGGAGACGGTGCATCGTCCACAGTCCAGAATCCAAAGCATAAGTATTCTAAAGCAGGGAGTTATACAGTGACATTGACAGCAACAAATGCTGCAGGCAGTAACATGGTAACAAAAACAGATTATGTAAAAATAACTACATATAAATGA